A genome region from Gemmatimonadaceae bacterium includes the following:
- a CDS encoding lipocalin family protein — protein MNIQAKPARSSSRVVGAVALASVLGVMSATRAVAQERPQPVRAIPSLDLERYAGLWYEVARFPNWFERRCAGQPTANYELQPDSTIKIVNTCRAADSTVSRAEGAAHLAHRGGPASMLKVRFAPAFLSFLPMVWADYWVLDLTDDYGAALIGTPDRRYLWLLSRTPVLDTATYDRLVATAAREGFDVARLQRIPAP, from the coding sequence ATGAATATCCAAGCGAAGCCGGCGCGATCGTCATCGCGAGTCGTGGGCGCCGTGGCGCTCGCCTCGGTGCTCGGCGTCATGAGCGCCACGCGCGCGGTGGCGCAGGAGCGGCCGCAGCCGGTCCGCGCCATTCCCTCGCTGGACCTCGAGCGGTACGCCGGCCTCTGGTACGAGGTGGCGCGGTTCCCCAACTGGTTCGAGCGCCGGTGCGCGGGGCAGCCCACCGCCAACTACGAGCTGCAGCCCGACAGCACCATCAAGATCGTGAACACGTGCCGTGCCGCCGACAGCACGGTCAGTCGTGCCGAGGGAGCCGCCCACCTCGCCCATCGCGGCGGCCCCGCGTCCATGCTCAAGGTGCGCTTCGCGCCGGCATTTCTCTCGTTCCTGCCCATGGTCTGGGCAGACTACTGGGTGCTCGATCTCACGGACGACTACGGCGCGGCGCTGATCGGAACGCCGGATCGGCGCTACCTCTGGCTGCTGTCGCGCACGCCCGTGTTAGACACCGCCACGTACGACCGCCTGGTGGCGACCGCCGCGCGAGAGGGGTTCGACGTCGCGCGGCTGCAGAGAATACCGGCGCCCTGA
- a CDS encoding APC family permease, with protein MTEPATAPGLRRVLRVRDLVWFYVVGVVGMRWVAVAAAAGPSSLVVWVIGALGLFVPLAFTVLELSSRYPQEGGIYVWTKQAFGDFTGFMTGWTYWGSNLTYLPGILYFAASSALYIFGSRFAHLQTSGAYFISFSLAGLILAAALNIAGLQFGKWLTSIGAYATWIPMTVLIVMGFVAAAKFGPATAITMHSLAPSMGLKDMIFWATLAFAFSGLEAGSFMGEEIENPRRTVPRAVLIAGLIIPAIYILGTLAILLALPHGQITGLQGIMDAIVRTGDRVGLPGLGPLAAALIVLSSMGGVGVWLSAPARLPFVAGIDNYLPRAFGKLHPRYGTPYVALLLQVGVAALCAVLGQAGETPKKAYDILVSLGIIAYFLPYLTMFPALIRLQREPAGPEVMRVPGGKHAAVLCGAVGFLTSAVAIVLAAIPPADEPNPGRYVLKVVGLSALLVASGAATYAVGRRRAESTRR; from the coding sequence GTGACCGAACCCGCCACAGCACCCGGACTGCGCCGCGTCCTCCGCGTGCGCGACCTGGTCTGGTTCTACGTGGTGGGCGTGGTGGGGATGCGATGGGTGGCGGTGGCCGCGGCGGCGGGCCCGAGTTCGCTGGTGGTCTGGGTGATCGGCGCCCTGGGCCTGTTCGTCCCGCTGGCGTTCACGGTGCTGGAACTCTCCTCGCGCTACCCGCAGGAAGGCGGCATCTACGTCTGGACCAAGCAGGCGTTCGGCGACTTTACGGGATTCATGACCGGCTGGACGTACTGGGGCTCGAACCTCACCTATCTGCCGGGCATCCTCTACTTCGCGGCCAGCTCGGCGCTCTACATCTTCGGTTCGCGGTTCGCCCACCTGCAAACCAGCGGCGCCTACTTCATCAGCTTCTCGCTTGCCGGGCTGATCCTGGCCGCCGCGCTCAACATCGCCGGGCTGCAGTTCGGCAAGTGGCTCACGAGCATCGGCGCATACGCCACCTGGATCCCGATGACGGTGCTCATCGTGATGGGGTTCGTGGCCGCGGCAAAGTTCGGGCCGGCAACGGCGATCACGATGCACAGCCTGGCGCCGAGCATGGGGCTCAAGGACATGATCTTCTGGGCCACGCTGGCGTTCGCGTTCAGCGGACTCGAGGCGGGCTCGTTCATGGGCGAGGAGATCGAGAACCCGCGGCGCACGGTGCCGCGTGCGGTGCTGATCGCGGGGCTCATCATTCCGGCCATCTACATCCTGGGCACACTGGCCATTCTGCTGGCGCTGCCCCACGGGCAGATCACAGGGCTGCAGGGCATCATGGACGCCATCGTGCGCACGGGCGACCGCGTGGGCCTGCCGGGCCTGGGCCCGCTCGCGGCCGCCCTCATCGTGCTGAGCTCCATGGGCGGGGTGGGGGTGTGGCTGTCGGCGCCGGCGCGCCTGCCGTTCGTAGCGGGCATCGACAACTACCTGCCGCGCGCGTTCGGCAAGCTGCACCCGCGCTATGGCACGCCGTACGTGGCGCTGCTGCTGCAGGTGGGCGTGGCGGCGCTCTGCGCGGTGCTGGGCCAGGCCGGCGAGACGCCCAAGAAGGCGTACGACATCCTGGTGAGTCTGGGCATCATCGCATACTTCCTGCCGTACCTCACGATGTTCCCGGCGTTGATCCGCCTGCAGCGTGAACCGGCGGGCCCGGAGGTGATGCGGGTGCCGGGCGGGAAGCATGCTGCGGTGCTCTGCGGCGCGGTAGGGTTCCTGACGTCGGCGGTCGCGATCGTCCTGGCCGCGATCCCGCCGGCGGACGAGCCGAACCCGGGGCGCTATGTTCTCAAGGTGGTGGGGCTGAGCGCGTTGCTGGTGGCCAGCGGCGCGGCCACGTACGCCGTGGGGCGCCGTCGAGCGGAATCCACTCGGAGATGA
- a CDS encoding DUF2007 domain-containing protein: MITVLHTHSLSLAESVRLALLADGIDAVMLDQSSPGTLGLAGSVRVAILNDADEPKAANIIARLEPPKSEALPSWWWHKRAFLALSAAILLVLFGRVVVSSASHQDLTLVLSAAMALFVIAIVLFLLGFRADKHAPWRPRRPS, translated from the coding sequence ATGATCACCGTCCTTCACACGCATTCGCTCAGTCTGGCCGAGAGTGTGAGACTCGCACTGCTGGCGGATGGGATTGATGCGGTCATGCTGGACCAGTCTTCGCCGGGGACGTTGGGCCTCGCCGGTAGCGTGAGAGTCGCGATCCTCAACGATGCGGACGAGCCGAAGGCGGCGAACATCATTGCTCGGCTCGAGCCGCCCAAGAGCGAAGCCTTACCGTCGTGGTGGTGGCACAAGAGAGCCTTTCTCGCTTTGAGCGCAGCGATCCTGCTCGTGTTGTTCGGAAGGGTCGTGGTCAGCTCCGCCTCGCACCAAGACCTCACGTTGGTTCTGTCAGCGGCCATGGCCCTGTTCGTTATTGCCATCGTATTGTTTCTGCTCGGGTTCCGGGCCGACAAGCACGCGCCCTGGCGCCCCCGACGTCCCAGCTAG